One Kineococcus radiotolerans SRS30216 = ATCC BAA-149 DNA window includes the following coding sequences:
- a CDS encoding SDR family NAD(P)-dependent oxidoreductase — protein MTTPRTPQQTQAQPTRTQPTRTVLVTGSTSGIGAATARTLAAQGWQVVVTGRDRARGDAIVTDIEDVGGRAVFLASDLSAAPAALRNFAAAAVEAAGGRLDAIVHNAALCPPVDTVSLSDADLEATLAVNVRAPHVLTAALVPAMAERGAGAVVVVGSWMAHVGHPFVGLYSATKAAEIQLARSWAAEFGPRGVRVNTVSPGATRTPVNAAAGDVIDAMTKPTPAGRPGTPEEVADAVAWLLSERAGYLHGAEIAVDGGITATRSA, from the coding sequence ATGACCACCCCCAGAACCCCTCAGCAGACCCAGGCTCAGCCGACCCGCACCCAGCCGACCCGGACGGTGCTGGTCACCGGCTCCACCAGCGGCATCGGCGCTGCCACCGCCCGCACCCTGGCCGCCCAGGGATGGCAGGTCGTGGTCACCGGGCGCGACCGGGCCCGCGGCGACGCCATCGTCACCGACATCGAGGACGTCGGAGGACGAGCCGTGTTCCTCGCCTCCGACTTGAGCGCCGCGCCCGCGGCGCTGCGCAACTTCGCGGCCGCCGCCGTCGAGGCCGCCGGTGGGCGGCTGGACGCCATCGTGCACAACGCGGCGTTATGCCCGCCGGTGGACACCGTGAGCCTGAGCGACGCCGACCTGGAAGCCACCCTCGCGGTCAACGTCCGCGCCCCTCACGTCCTCACCGCCGCCCTGGTCCCGGCGATGGCCGAACGCGGCGCCGGCGCCGTCGTCGTCGTCGGTTCCTGGATGGCCCACGTCGGGCACCCCTTCGTCGGGTTGTACTCCGCGACCAAGGCCGCCGAGATCCAGCTCGCCCGCAGCTGGGCGGCGGAGTTCGGTCCCCGCGGGGTGCGGGTCAACACCGTCTCCCCCGGCGCCACCCGCACCCCGGTCAACGCCGCCGCCGGGGACGTCATCGACGCCATGACGAAGCCGACCCCGGCCGGGCGCCCGGGCACGCCCGAGGAGGTCGCCGACGCGGTGGCCTGGCTGCTCTCCGAGCGCGCCGGATACCTCCACGGCGCGGAGATCGCCGTCGACGGCGGCATCACCGCGACCCGCTCGGCCTGA
- a CDS encoding MarR family winged helix-turn-helix transcriptional regulator, protein MGVVSTEPSTSPDPHEVLGYLLKHATLKLTTLTDAALEPLGIDSKDFGVLRVLAHREPASQLQVAQTLGVDRTTMVALLDVLERKGVITRRPDPADRRRNVVSLTDQGLRVYDAAQVAHRQAEDVFLAGVTPTATIQLRRTLRSIVES, encoded by the coding sequence ATGGGGGTCGTGTCCACCGAGCCGAGCACCAGCCCTGACCCCCACGAGGTCTTGGGGTACCTCCTCAAGCACGCGACCCTGAAGCTCACGACATTGACGGACGCAGCACTGGAGCCGTTGGGAATCGACAGCAAGGACTTCGGGGTGCTGCGGGTCCTGGCCCACCGGGAGCCGGCGTCGCAGCTACAGGTGGCGCAGACGCTCGGCGTCGACCGCACCACGATGGTGGCGTTGCTGGACGTGCTGGAGCGCAAAGGCGTCATCACGCGACGACCGGACCCCGCGGACCGGCGCAGGAACGTCGTATCGCTCACCGACCAGGGACTACGGGTCTATGACGCGGCACAGGTCGCGCACCGCCAAGCCGAGGACGTGTTCCTGGCCGGGGTGACTCCGACTGCGACGATTCAGCTCCGCCGGACGCTGCGAAGCATCGTAGAGAGTTGA
- a CDS encoding class I SAM-dependent methyltransferase, whose protein sequence is MNDPGVDVWRMFSQEFWDDRYSGAPVFSGNPNPWLVHHAEDLTPGTALDVGSGEGADVLWLASRGWHVTGADISPVALARSARLAERAGPRITARVTWQQADMLDFDAPENSFDLVSAQFMHLPGPTLKALHRRLAAAVKPGGTLLLVLHVPPEPGTGNLTFPADMFPTAEQMASVLDPARWTIDAGTHQRPANDATSTTGHTHDVVLHAVRRPAPPRTATTEQRAVSGYWSLTEARWSPGPGKVVADRRWPQ, encoded by the coding sequence GTGAATGACCCCGGTGTCGACGTCTGGCGGATGTTCAGCCAGGAGTTCTGGGACGATCGCTACAGCGGGGCGCCCGTCTTCTCCGGCAACCCCAACCCCTGGCTGGTGCACCACGCCGAAGACCTCACGCCCGGCACCGCGCTGGACGTGGGCAGCGGTGAAGGCGCGGACGTCTTGTGGCTGGCCTCGCGTGGCTGGCACGTCACCGGCGCCGACATCTCTCCTGTCGCCCTTGCCCGCTCAGCGCGCCTGGCCGAGCGGGCTGGTCCCCGGATCACTGCCCGCGTCACCTGGCAGCAGGCCGACATGCTCGACTTCGATGCCCCCGAGAACAGCTTCGACCTGGTCTCGGCCCAGTTCATGCACCTGCCGGGCCCCACGCTGAAGGCCCTGCACCGCCGCCTCGCTGCAGCGGTCAAACCCGGGGGGACCCTGCTCCTCGTCCTGCACGTGCCCCCAGAGCCGGGAACGGGAAACCTCACCTTCCCCGCAGACATGTTCCCCACCGCCGAGCAGATGGCCTCCGTGCTCGACCCGGCGCGGTGGACCATCGACGCCGGTACCCACCAGCGCCCGGCGAACGACGCCACGAGCACGACGGGACACACCCACGACGTCGTGCTCCACGCCGTCCGACGCCCTGCTCCGCCGCGCACGGCGACGACGGAACAGCGGGCCGTCAGCGGCTACTGGTCGCTGACCGAGGCCCGGTGGTCACCAGGGCCCGGCAAGGTCGTGGCAGACCGGCGCTGGCCGCAGTGA
- a CDS encoding LacI family DNA-binding transcriptional regulator, translating into MISRGWHAPTLQDVARVAGVSARTVSNVVNDHPHVSPKLRARVRTAIAELDYRPAWGGRSLQSGQRSSDLLTLVVPDVKAAFYGELAHAVADSARRRGLRLLLEQTGGDLDLERDVVAHRVTGISRGLIFAPIGVPVDLLRRQRDLPVVLIGEHGRGSPLDHVYIDSVEIGRLATQHLIDRGRRRIAFLGAQGAQPHTSAVQRLEGYRQALHGAGLVLSPDTVRELPAWDEAGGFETTTALIAEQPAIDALVVGNDAAALGALRALRSLGRTVPADVAVVGIDDIRAAAYASPPLTTVALDRPAMADFAVSLITDTSPHTTVDTGTDDLGTSTGSRERGLPQGEGPAVLDPSRGSPPLRAPRTVLSPIRLVVRDST; encoded by the coding sequence GTGATCTCCCGTGGGTGGCACGCGCCGACGCTGCAAGACGTCGCCCGAGTCGCCGGTGTCTCCGCGCGAACCGTCTCCAACGTCGTGAACGACCACCCCCACGTCAGCCCGAAGCTGCGCGCTCGCGTCCGGACCGCCATCGCCGAACTGGACTACCGCCCCGCCTGGGGCGGTCGCTCCCTCCAGAGCGGGCAGCGGAGCAGCGACCTCCTCACCCTCGTCGTCCCCGACGTCAAGGCGGCCTTCTACGGTGAACTCGCCCACGCCGTCGCCGACAGCGCCCGCCGGCGTGGACTGCGCCTGCTCCTGGAACAGACCGGCGGCGACCTCGACCTCGAACGGGACGTGGTCGCCCACCGCGTCACGGGCATCAGCCGCGGGCTCATCTTCGCCCCCATCGGAGTACCCGTCGACCTCCTGCGTCGCCAGCGCGACCTGCCCGTCGTCCTCATCGGCGAGCACGGACGCGGGTCACCGCTGGACCACGTCTACATCGATTCCGTCGAGATCGGCCGCCTCGCGACCCAGCACCTGATCGATCGTGGCCGCCGGCGCATCGCCTTCCTCGGCGCGCAGGGCGCTCAGCCTCACACCAGCGCCGTGCAGCGCTTGGAGGGTTACCGGCAGGCGCTGCACGGCGCCGGGTTGGTGCTCTCACCCGACACCGTGCGGGAGCTGCCCGCCTGGGACGAGGCGGGCGGCTTCGAGACCACGACAGCGTTGATCGCAGAACAACCGGCGATCGACGCCCTCGTCGTCGGCAACGACGCCGCCGCGCTCGGTGCCCTGCGGGCGCTGCGTTCTCTGGGTCGGACGGTCCCCGCCGATGTCGCGGTCGTCGGCATCGACGACATCCGAGCCGCCGCGTACGCGAGCCCGCCCTTGACCACCGTGGCTCTCGACCGGCCCGCGATGGCCGACTTCGCCGTGTCCCTCATCACGGACACCAGCCCGCACACCACTGTGGACACGGGTACGGACGACCTCGGGACCAGCACGGGCTCTCGGGAGCGGGGACTCCCGCAGGGAGAGGGTCCAGCCGTCCTCGACCCGTCGCGGGGGTCACCGCCCCTGCGAGCGCCTCGCACTGTGCTGTCCCCCATCAGGTTGGTCGTGCGCGACAGCACGTGA
- a CDS encoding XRE family transcriptional regulator gives MRDDHEDLPAVADDDLAPVLAGVGSRLRALRRNRGATLNDLSTNTGISISTLSRLESGRRRPTLELLLLLARAHHVPLDELVGAPTTGDPRIHPRPTTRHGMTMLPLSRRPGGPQAYKLIIPARSPSEAREQQVHEGYDWLYVLSGGLHLLLGEHDLVLRAGEVAEFDTRTPHWFASAGPGAAEVLALFGPQGERMHVRARPQSGKTTTT, from the coding sequence GTGCGTGACGATCACGAAGACCTCCCCGCTGTCGCCGACGACGACCTCGCTCCGGTGCTGGCGGGCGTCGGTAGCCGCCTGCGGGCGCTGCGCCGCAACCGCGGGGCCACGCTCAACGACCTCTCCACCAACACCGGTATCTCGATCAGCACGCTGTCGCGGTTGGAGAGCGGTCGACGACGGCCCACCCTGGAACTCCTCCTGCTCCTGGCCCGGGCCCACCACGTACCTCTCGATGAACTCGTCGGCGCTCCAACCACCGGGGATCCGCGCATCCACCCCCGTCCCACCACCCGCCACGGGATGACGATGCTGCCCCTCAGCCGTCGTCCTGGGGGGCCGCAGGCCTACAAGCTGATCATTCCGGCGCGCTCACCATCAGAGGCCCGGGAGCAGCAGGTCCACGAAGGCTACGACTGGCTCTACGTGCTCTCCGGAGGACTGCACCTGCTGCTGGGTGAGCACGACCTCGTCCTGCGTGCCGGAGAGGTCGCCGAGTTCGACACCCGAACCCCCCACTGGTTCGCCTCCGCCGGTCCCGGCGCCGCCGAGGTGCTCGCTCTGTTCGGTCCGCAGGGTGAGCGCATGCACGTACGCGCCCGACCACAGTCAGGCAAGACCACAACCACGTGA
- a CDS encoding putative bifunctional diguanylate cyclase/phosphodiesterase, with translation MRLVLLCVTTAVVALVTQVAVPTGTVLAPPAGGDPWALPVLVVRGVGRVVMFAAAAVVLTWRARTVAPEEAVWRYFSRAAWVATTAAAGAGIADCLSLTGSSSATGAGGLILGLGVLSACPLIYQGLVRWNRHGTLLSEPGDWLNGVGATFTLTAIGNLLLPVLGSPIAQWPMWQEQLWLLRTSAEIVLLGSAATVLNLGGLVRDARAWALVLSFSLVVVIDLAGVHDPVAAAGNGPLSEVGWTVTITTLAVAAVVHAAPPLSRPATTAAPTTGSFVVLLASIAVLAAAGTIGADLPGDAVRAGVVAGVLGGLSVSVRGVQLIRLLADLVTTRREALTDDLTGLANRRALDRTLDEHLRTGRPVSLMLIDLDGFKEVNDRFGHAVGDELLRRAGALLQRVSPPQAVSARLGGDEFAIVLPGSSTEEALALFAVLADATQAPVLIDGRRLLARASVGIATAAGETPEQLLRHADAAMYRAKTAGGAGVAVHDEDAALADEQRARLVEELKVLLHSPDAVDDLDAGAIAVHYQPQLGVGGAVAGAEALVRWQHPRLGLLTPDRFLDLVEEYALMPDLTAQVLREAAGQAAQWHRRGHRLRMSVNLSASCLSHPDLLPLVDGVLAQSGLDSRDLVLEVTETSLMADPQESIARLHDLAGRGIDISIDDYGSGYSSLAYLHDLPASELKLDRSLTRQVTTNPRTADIVAGTVALAHRLGLRVIAEGVEDTTMLHALHALGCDETQGYLHARPMTAEGFDDWLATAGGSTTRSTGTAPVAVPRSTAGL, from the coding sequence GTGCGTCTGGTGCTGCTGTGCGTGACGACAGCGGTCGTCGCACTGGTCACCCAGGTGGCCGTGCCGACCGGGACGGTGCTGGCCCCGCCTGCGGGTGGGGATCCCTGGGCCCTGCCGGTGCTGGTCGTGCGCGGGGTGGGTCGAGTCGTGATGTTCGCCGCCGCCGCCGTGGTGCTGACGTGGCGGGCCCGGACCGTCGCTCCCGAGGAGGCCGTCTGGCGCTACTTCTCCCGGGCGGCCTGGGTGGCGACCACCGCGGCTGCCGGCGCGGGGATCGCCGACTGCCTCTCCCTGACCGGATCCTCGAGCGCCACCGGCGCGGGCGGGCTGATCCTGGGACTGGGCGTCCTGAGCGCGTGTCCGCTGATCTACCAGGGGCTCGTGCGCTGGAACCGCCACGGAACCCTGCTGTCCGAGCCCGGCGATTGGCTCAACGGCGTCGGCGCCACGTTCACCCTGACCGCGATCGGCAACCTGCTCCTGCCCGTGCTCGGTTCTCCCATCGCGCAGTGGCCGATGTGGCAGGAGCAGCTGTGGCTGCTGCGGACGTCAGCGGAGATCGTGCTGCTGGGCAGCGCCGCCACCGTGCTCAACCTCGGTGGTCTGGTCCGCGACGCGCGTGCCTGGGCGCTGGTGCTCTCCTTCAGCCTCGTCGTGGTCATCGACCTGGCCGGCGTCCACGACCCGGTCGCCGCCGCGGGCAACGGCCCGCTCTCGGAGGTGGGCTGGACCGTCACCATCACGACTCTGGCCGTGGCCGCAGTGGTGCACGCAGCTCCCCCGCTGTCGCGACCAGCGACCACTGCTGCCCCCACCACCGGTTCGTTCGTCGTGCTCCTGGCCTCCATCGCGGTGCTCGCGGCGGCCGGCACGATCGGTGCCGACCTCCCGGGGGACGCGGTCCGAGCGGGCGTGGTGGCCGGTGTCCTGGGGGGCCTGAGCGTCTCGGTGCGCGGAGTGCAGCTGATCCGTCTCCTCGCTGATCTGGTCACCACCCGCCGTGAAGCCCTCACCGACGACCTGACAGGACTCGCCAACCGGCGCGCCCTGGACCGCACGCTGGACGAGCACCTCCGCACCGGGCGCCCCGTCAGCTTGATGCTCATCGACCTCGACGGCTTCAAGGAGGTCAACGACCGCTTCGGGCACGCCGTGGGCGACGAGCTGCTGCGCCGCGCCGGGGCCCTCCTCCAGCGGGTCAGCCCACCCCAGGCGGTCTCCGCCCGCCTGGGAGGGGACGAGTTCGCCATCGTGCTGCCCGGCAGCTCGACCGAGGAGGCGCTGGCTCTCTTCGCCGTCTTGGCGGACGCCACTCAGGCGCCGGTGCTGATCGACGGCCGGCGCCTGCTCGCGCGCGCCAGCGTCGGTATCGCCACCGCCGCGGGCGAGACCCCGGAGCAGTTGCTGCGCCACGCCGACGCGGCGATGTACCGCGCCAAGACCGCCGGCGGCGCCGGGGTCGCCGTGCACGACGAGGACGCCGCGCTCGCCGATGAGCAGCGAGCACGACTGGTGGAGGAGCTGAAGGTCCTGCTGCACTCCCCCGACGCCGTCGACGACCTCGACGCCGGCGCCATCGCGGTGCACTACCAGCCCCAGCTGGGCGTGGGCGGCGCTGTCGCCGGCGCCGAAGCCCTCGTGCGCTGGCAGCACCCGCGCCTGGGCCTGCTCACCCCGGACCGCTTCCTCGACCTCGTCGAGGAGTACGCCCTCATGCCCGACCTCACCGCCCAGGTGCTGCGCGAAGCCGCCGGCCAGGCCGCGCAGTGGCACCGGCGTGGTCACCGCCTGCGCATGTCGGTGAACCTCTCCGCGTCCTGCCTCTCCCACCCGGACCTGCTGCCCCTGGTCGATGGAGTGCTGGCGCAGAGCGGACTCGATTCCCGTGACCTGGTCCTGGAGGTCACCGAGACCTCGCTCATGGCCGACCCGCAGGAGTCGATCGCCCGGCTGCACGACCTCGCCGGGCGTGGCATCGACATCAGCATCGACGACTACGGCAGCGGGTACTCCTCCCTGGCCTACCTGCACGACCTGCCCGCGAGCGAACTGAAGCTGGACCGCTCCCTCACCCGGCAGGTCACGACCAACCCCCGCACCGCCGACATCGTCGCCGGCACCGTCGCCCTCGCCCACCGCCTGGGCCTGCGCGTCATCGCCGAAGGCGTCGAGGACACCACGATGCTCCACGCCTTGCACGCCCTGGGCTGCGACGAGACCCAGGGCTACCTCCACGCCCGGCCCATGACCGCCGAAGGCTTCGACGACTGGCTCGCCACCGCAGGTGGGAGCACCACCCGGAGCACGGGCACGGCACCCGTTGCCGTCCCACGCTCGACGGCTGGGCTCTGA
- a CDS encoding helix-turn-helix transcriptional regulator, translated as MPADRAALGAFLRSRRDRLTPAQAGIAAFPGPRRVPGLRKEELAVLAGLSPDHYSRLEQGRQHTVTDEVVHALSRALQLDEVERAHLRDLAVPSSRRRWSGPEAAQRPDPGMLRLMGVLDHVPVLLLGRRSQVLARNALLTAVLGAQVEPGSSFARWLFLDPDARVRIVNWADFAAAAVGALRYEVGRHPEDRRLAELVTELRRADADVAQSWEDQRVTFRTSLTKHVAHPSAGPLTFGIESVVGPHDPEQRLVVYTVEPDSPTARVLPVVAAWTSAVQESSRPGGASG; from the coding sequence GTGCCTGCCGACCGTGCTGCCCTGGGAGCCTTCCTGCGTTCCCGGAGGGACCGCTTGACCCCCGCGCAGGCCGGGATCGCCGCCTTCCCCGGCCCGCGGCGGGTGCCGGGGTTGCGCAAGGAGGAGCTCGCGGTGCTCGCCGGGTTGAGCCCGGACCACTACAGCCGGTTGGAGCAGGGGCGCCAGCACACCGTGACCGACGAGGTCGTGCACGCGCTCTCGCGGGCGTTGCAGCTGGACGAGGTCGAGCGTGCGCACCTGCGTGACCTGGCTGTTCCGTCCTCGCGTCGCCGGTGGTCGGGGCCCGAGGCCGCGCAACGGCCCGACCCGGGGATGCTGCGCCTGATGGGGGTGCTGGACCACGTCCCCGTGCTGCTGCTGGGGCGGCGTTCGCAGGTGCTGGCGCGCAACGCCCTGCTCACCGCGGTGCTGGGGGCGCAGGTGGAACCGGGGTCGTCGTTCGCGCGGTGGTTGTTCCTGGACCCGGACGCGCGGGTGCGGATCGTGAACTGGGCCGACTTCGCCGCGGCCGCGGTCGGGGCGTTGCGCTACGAGGTGGGGCGCCACCCCGAAGACCGTCGCCTGGCGGAACTGGTGACGGAACTGCGCCGGGCTGACGCGGACGTCGCGCAGTCGTGGGAGGACCAGCGGGTCACCTTCCGCACCTCGCTGACCAAGCACGTGGCCCACCCGAGCGCGGGACCACTCACCTTCGGCATCGAATCCGTCGTGGGCCCGCACGACCCCGAGCAGCGCTTGGTCGTCTACACCGTCGAGCCCGACTCGCCCACGGCGCGGGTCCTGCCGGTGGTGGCGGCGTGGACGAGCGCGGTGCAGGAGTCGAGCAGGCCGGGTGGGGCCAGCGGCTGA
- a CDS encoding NAD(P)/FAD-dependent oxidoreductase — protein MGEEYDVVVVGGGPAGLSAAVALARSRRSVLVIDAGEPRNSAAGHAHNYLGREGVVPAQLLSDGRAEAVGYGAEVLTGRVTSLRTVHQHPGANAGGRAGRGAGRVRDHGFLVQLQDGRTVAARRLLVTTGLADQLPAVPGLAQRWGRDVLHCPYCHGWEVRDQAIGVLATAAAGVHQAQLFRQLSATVTLFTHSGPTLSVEEAEVLAARDITVVEGEVVDLVVDDDRLRGVRLESGKVVPLQALVAAPFFAANADLLTGLGLVVSEMRMGDDVVATYVAADPSGATAVPGVWVAGNVANPQAQVVSSAAAGLTAGAAINADLIAEETRVAVTAHRARLGDQHDRKEDAGE, from the coding sequence GTGGGCGAGGAGTACGACGTCGTGGTCGTAGGAGGGGGTCCGGCAGGATTGAGCGCTGCGGTGGCCCTGGCCCGGTCCCGGCGAAGCGTCCTGGTCATCGACGCCGGTGAGCCCCGCAACTCCGCGGCGGGGCACGCCCACAACTACCTCGGGCGCGAGGGCGTCGTACCGGCGCAGCTGCTGTCCGACGGACGCGCGGAGGCCGTCGGCTACGGCGCCGAGGTTCTGACCGGTCGCGTCACCTCCCTACGCACTGTCCACCAGCACCCGGGGGCGAACGCCGGCGGGCGCGCAGGCCGTGGCGCAGGTCGGGTGCGGGACCACGGCTTCCTCGTCCAGCTGCAGGACGGCCGGACCGTCGCCGCCCGGCGGTTGCTGGTGACCACGGGGCTGGCCGATCAGCTGCCCGCGGTGCCCGGTTTGGCCCAGCGGTGGGGTCGTGACGTTCTGCACTGCCCGTACTGCCACGGCTGGGAGGTGCGCGACCAGGCGATCGGGGTGCTCGCCACCGCAGCGGCCGGCGTGCACCAGGCCCAGCTGTTTCGCCAGCTCAGCGCCACCGTGACCCTCTTCACCCACAGCGGCCCCACTCTCAGCGTGGAGGAGGCCGAGGTGTTGGCCGCCCGTGACATCACCGTGGTCGAGGGGGAGGTGGTCGACCTCGTCGTCGACGACGACCGGCTGCGCGGGGTGCGGCTGGAGTCGGGGAAGGTGGTCCCGCTGCAGGCCTTGGTCGCCGCCCCGTTCTTCGCGGCCAACGCCGACCTGCTCACCGGCCTGGGGCTGGTGGTGAGCGAGATGCGGATGGGTGACGACGTCGTCGCCACCTACGTGGCTGCGGACCCCAGCGGTGCGACGGCGGTGCCCGGGGTGTGGGTGGCGGGCAACGTCGCCAACCCGCAAGCCCAAGTCGTCTCCTCCGCTGCCGCCGGCCTGACGGCTGGAGCGGCCATCAACGCCGACCTGATCGCCGAGGAGACCCGGGTCGCCGTCACGGCTCACCGCGCCAGGCTCGGTGACCAGCACGATCGGAAGGAGGACGCAGGTGAATGA
- a CDS encoding SDR family NAD(P)-dependent oxidoreductase, with amino-acid sequence MADRLEGRTALVTGSTSGIGRAVAAVLAARGAHVLVSGRDDTRGRDAVQSLVNAGGTAEYLPADLSAASGVRELADAALDLAGTVDILVNNAGVFSFGSTAGNSEIDIDRMYAINVKAPYLLVQALAPKMVEQGSGTIVNVLTGAAHRGSVTAGLYGSSKAALLLLTTAWAAEFGPSGVRVNAVSPGPIRTEGTANGAGLDAVARALPARRLGEPVEVAAAVAFLASDDASYIHGAILPVDGGAIAA; translated from the coding sequence ATGGCTGATCGTCTGGAAGGGCGCACTGCCCTGGTGACGGGATCCACCAGCGGTATCGGCCGCGCCGTCGCTGCTGTCCTCGCCGCTCGCGGTGCCCATGTCCTCGTCTCCGGCCGCGACGACACTCGGGGACGAGACGCCGTCCAGTCGCTGGTGAACGCAGGCGGCACGGCGGAGTACCTCCCTGCCGACCTCTCTGCAGCGAGTGGTGTGCGCGAGCTGGCCGACGCAGCTCTCGATCTGGCCGGCACGGTGGACATCCTCGTCAACAACGCCGGCGTCTTCTCCTTCGGCTCGACAGCCGGCAACAGCGAGATCGACATCGACCGCATGTACGCGATCAACGTCAAGGCGCCCTACCTCCTCGTCCAGGCACTGGCCCCGAAGATGGTCGAGCAGGGTTCGGGGACCATCGTCAACGTCCTCACCGGAGCGGCCCACCGGGGGTCGGTGACTGCAGGCCTGTACGGGTCGAGCAAAGCGGCCCTGCTGCTGCTCACCACCGCCTGGGCAGCTGAGTTCGGTCCTTCGGGAGTGCGGGTGAACGCTGTCAGTCCCGGGCCGATCCGGACCGAGGGCACAGCGAACGGTGCTGGCCTCGATGCGGTAGCTCGTGCCCTCCCGGCTCGGCGCCTGGGTGAACCCGTCGAGGTCGCTGCCGCAGTGGCGTTCCTGGCTTCGGATGACGCCTCCTACATCCACGGGGCGATCCTGCCCGTCGACGGCGGGGCGATCGCTGCATGA
- a CDS encoding sugar ABC transporter substrate-binding protein has protein sequence MRCESREPSRSRTGRFRAGLVTGLILPLAFGACTGGYDGTAAGAVSELRILDYYTSTTNNVPWERALDVCGRVVGVEIDRESVPVDALMQRVLQRSSSKTLPDVLMLDNPDVQQVAASGALTPLEDLGIDTTGVADGVLRASTYEGDLYGLQPVTNTVALFYNKKFLDAAGVVPPTTWEELEVASARLTQGDRYGFAMSNIGTFEGTWQFLPFMWSNGGDERNIDTPQTAAALQLVKDLMTSGSLSQSSVNWPQDEVTDHFIAGNAAMMINGPWSFPALERTAELEYGVVPIPAPRAGGEIVLPFGGEAWTVPQTGDEEKQEKAAELVQCLNRDDIEVELALRTGTVPTKPALADQIASRKPHFRAFTDQVPNLRARTGELGPDWPEAATRIHTAVQEALVGGMTPEDALEQAQNG, from the coding sequence GTGAGGTGTGAGTCGCGTGAGCCGTCGAGATCGAGGACGGGGCGCTTTCGCGCCGGGCTGGTCACGGGATTGATCCTGCCGCTCGCGTTCGGGGCCTGCACCGGCGGATACGACGGGACAGCCGCAGGTGCGGTGAGCGAACTGCGGATCTTGGACTACTACACGTCGACGACGAACAACGTTCCGTGGGAGCGTGCACTGGACGTTTGTGGGCGGGTCGTGGGGGTGGAGATCGACCGGGAGTCGGTTCCCGTCGACGCGTTGATGCAGCGGGTGCTGCAGCGGAGCTCTTCCAAGACGCTGCCCGACGTCCTGATGCTCGACAACCCCGACGTCCAGCAGGTCGCGGCCTCGGGCGCGTTGACCCCGCTCGAGGACCTGGGGATCGACACCACTGGTGTCGCCGATGGCGTGCTGCGGGCCTCGACGTACGAGGGAGATCTCTACGGGCTCCAGCCAGTCACCAACACGGTCGCGCTGTTCTACAACAAGAAGTTCCTGGATGCCGCGGGCGTGGTGCCGCCCACCACGTGGGAGGAACTCGAGGTCGCCTCAGCGAGGCTGACCCAGGGCGACCGGTACGGGTTTGCCATGTCGAACATCGGCACCTTCGAGGGGACGTGGCAGTTCCTGCCGTTCATGTGGTCCAACGGCGGAGACGAGAGGAACATCGACACGCCCCAGACCGCGGCCGCACTGCAGCTGGTCAAGGACCTCATGACGTCGGGTTCACTGTCCCAGTCGTCGGTGAACTGGCCGCAGGACGAGGTCACCGACCACTTCATCGCCGGCAACGCCGCGATGATGATCAACGGCCCCTGGAGCTTCCCGGCCCTCGAACGGACCGCTGAGCTCGAGTACGGCGTCGTCCCGATCCCCGCCCCGCGGGCCGGCGGTGAGATCGTCCTGCCGTTCGGCGGTGAGGCCTGGACCGTTCCGCAGACCGGCGACGAGGAGAAGCAGGAGAAGGCCGCCGAACTCGTCCAGTGCCTCAACCGGGACGACATCGAAGTCGAACTCGCTCTGCGCACCGGCACCGTGCCCACCAAGCCTGCCCTCGCCGACCAGATCGCATCCCGCAAGCCGCACTTCAGGGCCTTCACCGACCAGGTCCCGAACCTGCGTGCTCGGACCGGCGAGCTGGGGCCGGACTGGCCCGAGGCGGCCACGAGGATCCACACGGCGGTCCAGGAGGCACTCGTCGGCGGCATGACGCCAGAGGATGCGCTCGAGCAGGCGCAGAACGGTTGA
- a CDS encoding EAL domain-containing protein, translating into MSTLHREPAQLAAGVRLYPDGAARLGAVSDLRLVHTGLGHDPRRKAVVAAVVTVAHSLDLRVIAEGVETEAKPIEQLMRGVTTCKVSTAAAHGPRTTSPPSGLTDLSGQARPHQRPNATGTGS; encoded by the coding sequence GTGTCCACGTTGCACCGGGAGCCAGCACAGCTCGCCGCCGGTGTTCGCCTGTACCCCGACGGCGCCGCTCGGCTGGGCGCGGTGTCCGACCTCAGGCTGGTCCACACCGGTCTCGGTCACGACCCGCGCCGCAAGGCCGTGGTCGCTGCGGTGGTGACAGTCGCCCACAGCCTGGACCTGCGGGTGATCGCCGAAGGTGTGGAGACCGAGGCCAAGCCCATCGAGCAGCTGATGCGGGGTGTGACTACCTGCAAGGTTTCCACTGCGGCCGCCCACGGTCCGCGGACGACCTCACCGCCCAGTGGGCTCACTGACCTGAGCGGACAGGCGCGACCGCACCAACGGCCCAACGCCACCGGGACTGGATCGTGA